The genomic segment CATGTAAAGGCAAATATTGAAAGCttcaaaagaagttttagaACCCTAATGGGAGGATTAGAAACAAACCTTGCCAAGATAACACACTTAACTTCAAATCAAAATGGTAACCGTAATAATAGAACAAATGGATTTTAGTACTATATTAAAAACACGTAAATGATTTTGTTTCGGATAAAATATATAGGGCTGAATTCACAATTATGTAATCAACACAAAAAACTTACAACTCAAAAATACTGTTAATCCACGCTTAGTGGCACGATTACTAGCACAAGAATGAGCTTTCACTTTGTATTTGTTAACGTATGTACAAAGATTTACTAACTTTCCTGCTCAATGAGTCCTTTTGGCATGCATAATGATAAAAGGTAGAACACACGTTATATCGAATACTTTTTGTCATCATCACGGATGGCTGATTTTTTCAATAGTCACGAACCATCTAATTGCTCTAAGAATGAGAGAAAACTTCACTGTCAACGTGCTCAATATTGTACAGGTGTTTCCAACTTGGTTGACTTGCAGTTTCTTGAGTTTTCTCCAAAAATGTTATGCACACTAGAGGCGGACTCTTTTATACATCGAATAACGGTGCTTCCTCCTATATAAACATACAATTCATTATCCAACTTCAATTCTTCTCCAGCACTAATTAGCTCTGTTTTTCGTGATTAGCAATCATGCAGGCCCCAGTCACAAgtaacccaaaaaagaaaaagaaaaggcactGCACTGTAAAAGGACTAAAGATGCAGCCTGAAGGTGTCTCATGCAAAATCGGTCGGAGTGTGAAGGGGAAGCTTCGAAGGCTGCACTTCAAGAATCTCTACTCGCGACTTGCTTCTCTCCTCCCACCTCTTGCCTCCCAGGTCTGCATTTCAgtcaaaagattttttttttttttaaatttgaactTACTGCGGAGTTCATAGTAATGTAAACAATTGGCGAAATAAAATTCCAGTTTTCGAGTCTTTTAATTTGAGTATCTTAAGAAGCAGATTGTGACAAGCTGTATCCTAATTGATAAAtcctaaattaaaaaaaaaaaaaaattccacctGCCAAGTCGTTTTTCTCTGGTTAATCTGATAGAATTCTTGGCAAAATCAGCTTAATTATTTGACGTAATTGATCTTTGTGTGACTACAGGCATTTTGAGGTGTTGTGTTTACTATTAAATATTGCAGGAGAAATTGACTTTACCTGCTCTAGTGGAGCAATCTTTTGTTTATGTGAAAGATCTTAAGAAAAGGATAGATGAGCTGAACGCAAAAAAGGAAGAGCTGAAAGAAGATTTGGTGCTACCAGCCATTGAGATGAGTGAAAAGGGTCCAATTCTTGAAGTGAATTTGGTTACCAGTTTGAAGAAGGGCTTCACGTTGCATGAAGTCATCAGCATTCTTGAGGAAGAAGGTGCTCAAGTACTGAGCGCAAACTATTCAACTTCGAAAAACAGGATCTACTATACAATTTCTTCCCAGGTTGATCTCCGTTGTCTCTCGTGTTTCTGTTTCTTTTCCGGTGGTAGCGTGGGTTGGAAAATGGAATAAAAAAAGGAAGGCGCTTAGTAACGTAGCATTATTATCATAAACCCTTTTACTTTGTGACATCAATTATTTAGGTAAtttaatgtgtgtgtgtgtgtgtatatacacacacatatatgtagGGTCGCATCATTCTCCACCTCATAGTCCGTTAATCACATTATCTTTTGAGATTACATAGCTTCTAAGCTGAAGGTCAAGATGGGAAGCCGAAATTCTGGGTTTTTGACCTTATACTGGCAGCTAAATGACGTTTCTGCCAGCGTATTCGTAGAGTAAAACCCAACTATTTTTCTGGGGAATATTGatatgataaaactaagaagttTTAAATATCAAATGTTTATATCCCAGGTTAAACTAAAACAAGATCGTGAAATTATTCAAACGACTCCTTTTAGAAAATTGTGCAGAAAAAAGTTAATACAATATTAGCAACAGCTACTGCATATACAATTATCAGCTGTAAAACAGCCATGATCCATGATACAAGGTTAAGATAAGCACTTCGCTGATAGTTATTTCTTGTTTGAAGGCATACTCTTCGAGAATCGGTATAGAGACTTCAAGAGTGTACCAGAGGTTGAAGACACTATCAGCTGCAGGATTTGCTTCTCCAGCCCTAGGGGGAACTCTGTGCCCACTGCAATTTGAAGGATGAGGATATAAATCAGTGGATCAAACTGATCACTATTACGAGCACTACATGTTGTCTCTTAAATGTCAGGGAAATGTTATttggattttcatttttgttaatcACATTTCAATTGTCATTTTAATCatatagtttttatttattagacgatatgataaaataaatgataaaagtgTAAGCAACAAAAAATGGAGTGCAAAATGTTAGTTTCCATGCATCTTGTTTCCCACTCCATGTGAAACTATGTATGGTGTTTGTATGTAATTTGCAAAATAATGTTATGCgtattattaataaattaattttatatacatgatagtgtatacactatcatcctTCTATGTTTGACAATtaatatgaatttaaatttaaaatttaaattttgtatgtGTGATATGGATCTAACCATAGTAGTCTATATATTGCTTGATTGTATACAAGATTAACTCATTATTGATTACCTAAAGAtgcattttctttctccttaTCTTACTTTCTTCTACTTCATTTTACTTGAAAGCAAGAAAAGGAAATTCATCTCTGAACCAGGCACATTTAACGGGAGGGATTCAGAATCTAGATCATAGCCATAGAATTCTACCATAGATCATAGAAATTCACCCCTTTCCATTTTGTATGGAAAGGAATActacctttttgtttcctttgaaaaataaaaggacGCTTAGGCTCGTGTTGCAAAAATGAACGACGACGTGACACTTTCTCATACATTTTTAAATCACTCGTAAAAGCATGGCGAATGGTAGGTTCGCCCTGTTCGTCCCCAAGCATCAAGTTAATGGATCACAAGCACTCCTGTACTTTCTAAGTTATTGATCGAATATATTTCACCACTTAAAAAAGCAAAAAGTTATCAATACCATACGAGTTTATCTAGGGCACTGTTTGTTGTTTGTCTTGGGGGAACAGGAGGGAAAGGAAATGAAGGGATAACATTTTTTATAGTTGAATTGGTTTTTGAGGAGGGGAAGGAAAAAATTAGGAGGAAAGAGggagataaatttttttttcctacttGGTTTTTGTCTAAAAGTGGATGAAAATGGAGGAAAAGGACACCAAGATCAACGAAaagtttaaaattttctaaaatacctATCATGTGTTTATAAATTAGATttaaattatgaataaatatataaCTGACGCGTgatagttttctttctttccttcaatAATCCAAACAAGGTAAATGGACTTATGTTTCCTCcactcttcttccttttttgttcAAGTAAAATCCTCTACTTTCCTTTCATTCCTTTTCCTTCATTCCAAATGGTGCCTTGGTAAATTTAGTGACAATTGACATATTGAATCTTTATTATCATATCATAGAAAATTATTAGATAGACTTAATCAAATCTATACAGACAAACATTACTAGAGATGGCAACGTAGCGGGTTTGGAGTAGGAGGTCCCTCCCCCGTCCCCTACCCTATTGCCAAAAATCTCCTCCCGTCTGGCTCCTTCCTTGGAGGTGCTCAtgggaaaagaaatcaaatttgatGCATAATAAAATTTACTGCAATTTTCCTCATTATTTTACAACAAGAATTAAGAAATCAAAAGCAGTATGCTCTTTACATAGAATTGAAGATGGAGCAAAAAAGCTACCATTCAGCAGCTACGAAAACTTTACTTTGAAATAcaggaaattttttttactataaTCAGTTTTGTTACCTTGAGGTCGCAACCTCAATTCAACCCTCACAAATCATTTCTTGGATATCAATCaaagaacaaaagagaaaatataGTAGGAACCTAGTAATTTCCTAATTGATGGAGGGATCAGcaaaataaataattgaaaCATTGCAACTAACACATTTTTaagcatattttttatttaatttatttatgcGGGGATGGGAAAGGGTAATGTTCCCCGTCCCTATCCTGTTTTATGGCGGAGGAAGAAAATTCCCCCCCGCCCCCACTTCCCCCAAACCCCGCCCTATTCTTTCCTCATAGGACGGGTATCCGCAAGTACTTACCTCCGTTATCATCCCTAACTATTACCCACGCATTGGCATGTCTATACGTTGGATTTAAAGCTGGCGGTACTCTGACTTTGCTGATTTGAAACTTAAGGATTACATACCATATTGGTTTGAGAGATATAGAAATAAATCTTTTctcgcttttttttttctgtgctAAATTGGAATAGCTTATTTCATTGTGAACGTGCAAAGTTCTTTGATGAAACAATTCTTGTATGACTATGTGAAGAAGCTAAAAGAAAGGATTGAAGATCTTAAAGCAAGGAAGGAGAAAACTAAAGTTGAAGGTGATCGACGTAGTGAAATGGTAGGCTTAGTTTTGCTATTGGTTGTAGTAGTTAAAACGGGTCGAGGTGAATTTAATGACGGGCTTGAACAACAGGTTGATGCTGCGTCAAATCTTCAGCATTCCTGAAGAAAAAggtgctcaagtattaatggAAACTATTCAAGGTTTCATTCAATTCCGGGTTGATGAGTTTATCTTCTTTCTGatgtttcttatcaaatttttgTGTGAGCTGTTTTTATCTAGTACCTCTTTTTCTCATTGTATGTTGAAATAggatattatttaaaataattactgtaatattttttatgttataatagatgtaagaaaaaaaaaaaaaaccatggcATTCATATTTAAACCCAAAAACACCAGTTGCATTCATATTCAAACCGTCATGCATATGTTGTTGTGACGTAGTGATACTTGATCACTCACACTCTGTTGTGACGTTCCGGTACGTGTGAATGCACATTCACACCGGCATCACATCACTTGATTGTTTGGCAGGGTTTCTCTTCTACATTTGGGATGTAGGTACAGGCTTCAAGAATCCATGAACGGGTTGAAGACACTGCCGACCACACAGTGACAATGGCGTCTCCAACCTTGACTGGGAAGGAGCTCCAGCCGCAATGGGAGGAAGAAGTATATCAATCAACAAGTTAGCATTAATTTTATCGTCATTTTCTTGCATATATGTTCTCCAGTGCACTGAATGGTTCGCGGTCTATCTGTTGTCTCTTTCTTATGTTCATTCAGTCCTTATGTACACTTTAAGAGCATAATTGTGTTATTGATGTATTGAGTATTTCTCGTCCCAACCACTGAGCTTTCCAACACAAAGATACTAAGTTTCTTCTGGGCTGCAAGTCGGGGTTCGAATCTCACTTAcagtaaaagaaattcaaaggAAATGACAGGGCATTCATTGATTTAGTAAGGTCTGTTTACCTGCTAGCCCCTTACACAGTCTCTTTAGACTCACTCTTTCAATAGAATAGAataaattatattataaaaatattatcgtTCCTGCAAAAAAAAGAGTATTTCTCCTCCCATTTTACAATGTGTTTGAATaggaaatttttcaaaaaaaaaattctttaaataACACTTTGGCACtattgtgatgtgatatatgtgaaatgAAAATCATtagaatgataaaaaaaaaaaggacttacTCCACTTTACACCTCTCAACTTGTActattttctcattttgcaccctaaattttaattttagacaCTTTGTATCCTCTATTCTCAAGTTTATCTCATTTAAATCAAATCAATAATTAcatttataaaattaaaaatatatagttTTGTTCTAACTACAATTTCTTAGCTTTTTTTTTACTACTTTCAGTGCATTGTCATTGATTTATATGGTTATAAATCGCTAATATTGTTAGCAAAATCAGTGAAATAAAAGATTATATAAATTAATGAAAATGAgttgttttatttttgtcacAATATTTGGGCACCTTTTGACCACTTTCTGCATCTTATTATTGATTTGTTGGCTCCTTTATGCTGTTAATTTTACTAAAATTGTCCTTGATTGGATTGAAATTGGACAAACTTGAAATTTTAGGGTGCAATATGTCCAAACTTGAGAGTTTAGCGtctaaatatatacaaaattaaaatttaggaAACAAGTTCGTAGGTGCAATGTGGAGTTAGTCCAAATAAAAATATCTAATTGTGCACTTTAatgattgaaaaaaatgaattttctgaaaacacaaaaaaaaggggTCGGAAGATACAATATATAGTCAAAGTAGCTCTATTTTCACGTcattgatgaaaattttcttaccTATGAATTTTAAGAGAAGCCGAAATCTCTAAGaattaagaaacaaaaagaCGAGTTGGTGAAGAAACATCAAGAGCTGGGCATAGCGTAGGAACATATTCATCTATTGCTGCCATTGACTTGCCTATTTGAGCTATCAGATAGATGGAAATGCATGCAGCAGCATTCGAAGAGAATTGagttagaaaattttcaaaccGCCCAAGAGTACGTATTGTCTTCTGTGAAGAAAAATGATACGTGAGCCACTGGTTCAAccattaaaaaacaaaaatcgaAACACATGGCATTCAGATTCCAAGACTGATCGGTTTAGTTTGACTTGAGGGAAAACTTACTAGGTCCAAATATACTGAGGATTACaagtaaaagaagaagaattgcCCGAGGAAAAGGATGTATGCTTATCTCTGAAGTATAACCGTAGGAGTAATTAGCAAACGTAGCTAAACAAAGTCGAAACTAATACGTGAATGAAACGGTACAACAAGCTCTTCTTTTTAGCAACTCAATAATTCCCAGGCCCTATTCAAGGCCCCTGAGCGCTTTCAcccccttcaaaaaaaaaaaaaaaaaaaaaaaatcgtgccTTCCACATTTCAATGGCGGTAAAAACGAAAAAGATGTTGATTTAATTAACAGATAATTAATCTAATTAAGTCCAATTATATCAGTTGAATCAGTAACGAAATTCAGTTCGGGAACGAAGGTGCTCATTTAAGTTCCTTAAATTGCTGATCGACAAATTAGAAGTATAAATGTAtccatggaaaaaaaaaaaaaaacaagcgtAATGGCCATCTCCTGAAGGAAGATAGAGTGAAGGGCATCGATCCCTGATCTACTAATCCTCTGATCTTTCCCGGCCCGTTCGTTACTAAACAGAAGAAAGTGCTTCATGATGGTGTGAATAATCCGATTAGGTAAATTGGGCGGTGGTGGCAGGAAAAGGACAGGCTCTTGGTGATGCTTATCCAATATTTCAGGGAAATCAAATGTTGCATTTCGCACCCGGCGGTTGACGCGACCGACGACGACATTTTAACCAGTTAGAACCTAAATGTAGAAGACCCAAATGGAAAAAGCAACTGGGCAACTTTTAATGTGAGTTGCTATAGAAAGAACAGATTGTAGCACATGTTAGCATATGCAATACACTACTGCTATTTTATGGATCTGGACATAATGCGGAAAGATGCGTACACATGCAAGTGTCAAGCAaattaggttgtgtttggattgcatttttcgtcattttttatgaaaaaattactgtagcgatttgatatatgtgagggaaaaaggtgatagcaaaatgtgatcacggaaaacgacaatatttttcgacggaaacaagcaatccaaacaaggcattAGCAATCAATCGCCCCCTGATTGAGGAGAACTTTCTTTTGCCCTTGTGGGGTTGCCATCCCACATCGGTTCTTGGGAGATTTGGGATTGGGTTTAGAAGTCCTTGGGAGGACCTCAAAAGTTGTCGGCTTTTGAGGTTTCTTCTGGGATTAGATTTATTAATCTAACTTTCGTCAAAAAAAAACCAATTCTTAGGAAAAGGTCAAGAGGTAAATTCCTGCATAGGATAGTTATACTGGGTTTCGTGTGGGGTCGTCACTTCTTAGTAGCAGCGGGCCTACTGGCTTGCCCTTGTGGGGTTGCCATCCCACATCGGTTCTTGGGAGGGTTTGGGGTTGGGTTTATAAGTCCCAGGGAGGAgctcaaaagttgccggcttttgaagtttcttctgggattaggtttattaATGTAactttcctaaaaaaaaaaaaaaaagaggagaactTTCTTTATCTGCAGCTCCTGCTACCAAGGGACAGAATCGACGGATGCACAAGTTTCGTGTTCCTTAAATTCTTATGCTCTCTGCTACGTGCTGTTCGGTTCAGATTGGGGCTTAAGCCGCCCAGGCTTTAGTTCTGCTTCGGTAACGGAAAACTGGACCTAGACCTTAAAAACTAGGCCCCCTTCTGAATGCCCAAAGGTCCAattggagcaaaatcaaggttatCAGTACACGACAAATGTAGAAACTGGACTACTTATCGTTTAACAGTAGACTAGAGgctcaagaagaaaaaattaaaaaggtaGTAGTTAGCCTGAGTCCACCAAAGGAAAGGGAACAAAGTCTGAGTAAAGTATCATTCatcccttgttttttttttttttgggtaaaaaaagagatgaattttcctttgctttttgCATTTCTATTTCTCTATTTCCCCTCAGAAGTTCTGATTGCAAAACATCAAGTAAAAGCACAAATCAGATTTAGGCCTCGTTTGGAGTTGCGGtacttttgattaaaaaaaaagtacatttAAGTGCTTTTAGTGAATATTATTCCGTAAAATTAGgagtgaaacttttgatgttaaaagcacttttagcaaaagtttaaatttgatACTTTTAGAATAgcttttgtgatttaaaaaaatagaacaattaatttaatcattttatcctatattatcaactaaataaagagataaatgtatttttaaaaaatttcaaattatataTTATCTAAGTACTTATTGAATTATATATTCAaacaatatatatttaaaagcaTGTAAGCACATACTAAGCACTTTTATTAAAAGCTTTATTAGAAAAGGAAAGTACTTTTCAATAGACTAATGCTACCCCAAACGGACCCTTATTGAGAGAGTTCAAACGCGGGAACTCATTTTCGGCCCACCCGTAGTTAAAAACCATCTTAAAAATTTCCCGCAAAGTTCAATCAGCCACAGCCCAAGTCATATCATTCTCAAAAATCCAGTGGCAAACCTCAATCTTCCCAGGACCCGAACCCAGAGCAATGAAGGCTCCATGACCGGGGCTCCAGGATGACGTGTCAACGTGACAGATGGCAACTCCGCGGTTGACTTTGTCCTTCGTGTTCGGGTCAAGTATATCCGCTTCGTAGACCCGCACTTTTGGTACCGAATGGCAATAATACAACAAGTACGGGAACAAACTCTGATGACAAGACACGGATCCGATTACTTTCCCACCGTTGATTCCTTTGACCGAACCTATCAGTATATTCCCCCCAGAACCTCGAGTATTTTCAGTCGTTCGCACGACAACGTTTCGACCCAGCACTGAAGTTGCAAAGTCAATCATGTCCTCGCCGGAGCCAACGCACCTTTTGGTCTCCCCAGGGCTAGGAGCTCTCTCGCATTCATTCAACGCATCAGAAATCAAACGACCGATTCCGGAATTCTCCCTGGCATGAAAAATTTTGTTCAGCTCACGAATCTTGCTAGTTGAAAATGGTAATTTCGCGGCGATCACTCGGGGCAAAAATGACCTTTTAGGCATCTTATCCCGAATGTCAGGCATAGGCATCACTGTTCCACTCTTCAACATTTTCTCCCTGAAAAACTTCCCAGGCTCCACCCACTTATTATTAGTGTTAGGTTTAACTTTTCTGCCACCAGCTGCCTCCAGAGTGGCCAAACCGGCCGAGCTTTCATTGAGATAGGTCTTGAACGTGACACCATTTTTAGCATACTTCTTGAAACTGTAATTGTCACCGTAGATTTTGAATTCAATATGATGATTCTTGGCACCTTCCCCGTAAGAAGTGAATTGAACCGGACCCTTATTCACGGACCGACCATAGCTAGCAAAATTAGCCTTGGCGGCATTTGAGTCCTTAGCATAAGATTTGAAAAAGTCAGCTCCAACATTCGTTTTGTCACTATAACTCTTGAATATTTCCGTGGCAGCATTACCTCCATCTCCATAACTGGTAAAAGTATTTTCTGGCACATTTCCGCCAAACCCGTATGAAGTAAAAGTATCTTTAATTCCATTCCCGGATTTACCGTAGTTAGAAAAGCTCGAAAGAATGCCGTTTGAGTCATTCGTGTAAGTGGTGAATTTATTTTCACCTCCATTCCCCATTTTACTGTAGCTTTTGAAATCTTCCTCCCCGCTATTGCCATTGTTTATGTAGTTTGTGAAACCTTGGTTCCGGCCACTGGCATCGTCGGAGTAGGAGGTGAAGTTCAGATTGGGGACGTTGACAAGATTCTGGTAGTTGGTGAAGGTTCCCGCTCCGCCGGTGGCGGTGGTGCCGTAAGTGTCGAAGGTTTGCTCAACCAAGTTGCCATCAATGGCGTAGGTGGAGAACTTGTCGTCGTGGCCGAGGGAGCCGCGACTGTACCGACGGAAACTGTCGAGAGGGAGGAAGTCGTTGGAGTAGTTCTTGAAGGTATCCACTCCCCCGGGGCGGTCGGTGCCGTAGTTTGTGAAGTTCTTGTCGCTGTAGGTAACGAAATTAACGTCGTTGCCGTATTTTTCGAGGCTCGGGGATAAGTCCGGGAAGCAGAGGAGGTTGGCCTTGGAGCAGAAGGCTGGGAGTTGAGTTGAGAAGGAGTTTTGATCGGCAAGTAGTTTTGAGAAAGTTGCCATTTGGACCGCGTTGAGTGGGGAGGCTTTGTTGAGGAAAAACCCTGGCATTGGTAAGTCATTGGTGACTTGGGTTCCCCAGCGACGAATCAAAGAAGCCTTTGCCGTGAATGGGTTTTCTCCGGCCAGCTTCAGGCGACCATCCGTCTCCGATCCGGACAAGCCCACCTGCATCATCATAGTTAGCTAGGAAGGAATGcacccaaaacaaaacaaaacaaaaaaaaacatgctTGAAGGTGTTATGCTGCCGTTGGACATTCTTCCTAGACAAGAATGACCATGAGATAGGAATTACTAAGGTTGCCGCTGCTTACATTGTAAAATGCTGCTTGGGAAAACAGAAGTAGGAAGAAGATTGGCTTGCGCATTTCTTTCGTAATCGCttgatctctttttttttatcctgTAAGTGTGTAATAAGAAAGGAAGAAGAGTGTATGGTGATGGATGAGAATACAGGGGCGCTTGATCTCCGGCATCGGATTGTTGATTTTATAGTGAAAGCTGTGGTTTCCAATAATATGAGAAACGATTATtagtacttcttttttttttaatgcactTAAATCATTTCCTATATTCTGCGGTATCCTAAAATGCCGCAACGAATCttctgtgccactctctgttccactttttattatattgctttttctcctacataaacatcatgttttaattctttttttgtttccttaagattcaataactattaattaagtaaaaaataaatacaacaacttcaaaaaagtaatatataatagaaaattaaaaaatacaacagaaaattcataaaaaatctcattttttatgcattttgatttttttgagtttgt from the Coffea arabica cultivar ET-39 chromosome 11e, Coffea Arabica ET-39 HiFi, whole genome shotgun sequence genome contains:
- the LOC113718919 gene encoding polygalacturonase-1 non-catalytic subunit beta; amino-acid sequence: MRKPIFFLLLFSQAAFYNVGLSGSETDGRLKLAGENPFTAKASLIRRWGTQVTNDLPMPGFFLNKASPLNAVQMATFSKLLADQNSFSTQLPAFCSKANLLCFPDLSPSLEKYGNDVNFVTYSDKNFTNYGTDRPGGVDTFKNYSNDFLPLDSFRRYSRGSLGHDDKFSTYAIDGNLVEQTFDTYGTTATGGAGTFTNYQNLVNVPNLNFTSYSDDASGRNQGFTNYINNGNSGEEDFKSYSKMGNGGENKFTTYTNDSNGILSSFSNYGKSGNGIKDTFTSYGFGGNVPENTFTSYGDGGNAATEIFKSYSDKTNVGADFFKSYAKDSNAAKANFASYGRSVNKGPVQFTSYGEGAKNHHIEFKIYGDNYSFKKYAKNGVTFKTYLNESSAGLATLEAAGGRKVKPNTNNKWVEPGKFFREKMLKSGTVMPMPDIRDKMPKRSFLPRVIAAKLPFSTSKIRELNKIFHARENSGIGRLISDALNECERAPSPGETKRCVGSGEDMIDFATSVLGRNVVVRTTENTRGSGGNILIGSVKGINGGKVIGSVSCHQSLFPYLLYYCHSVPKVRVYEADILDPNTKDKVNRGVAICHVDTSSWSPGHGAFIALGSGPGKIEVCHWIFENDMTWAVAD
- the LOC113718636 gene encoding transcription factor bHLH168: MQAPVTSNPKKKKKRHCTVKGLKMQPEGVSCKIGRSVKGKLRRLHFKNLYSRLASLLPPLASQEKLTLPALVEQSFVYVKDLKKRIDELNAKKEELKEDLVLPAIEMSEKGPILEVNLVTSLKKGFTLHEVISILEEEGAQVLSANYSTSKNRIYYTISSQAYSSRIGIETSRVYQRLKTLSAAGFASPALGGTLCPLQFEG